Proteins found in one Rhodobacteraceae bacterium D3-12 genomic segment:
- a CDS encoding ion transporter, which translates to MRQQIANFIERPRFVNFITAVIAFNAVILGMETSKTLMGAIGPLLQALDYACLAIFVIEIALKLFAQGPRFFRNGWNIFDFVIVGISLAPAGAGFSALRALRILRVLRVISVAPSLRRVVEGFIRAVPGMGSVFLLMGLIFYIASVIATKLFANSFPDWFGTLGGSAYSLFQIMTLESWSMGIVRPVMEVYPWAWAFFVPFIVVTTFAVVNLLVGLIVNSMQDAHHEEDAANTDAYRDDVLARLDALDAKLDRLENTRKAAE; encoded by the coding sequence ATGCGCCAACAGATCGCCAATTTTATCGAACGCCCCCGCTTTGTGAATTTCATCACCGCCGTCATCGCCTTCAACGCGGTCATCCTCGGTATGGAGACCTCGAAAACGCTGATGGGTGCAATCGGCCCGCTGCTTCAGGCGCTCGATTACGCCTGCCTTGCGATTTTCGTCATCGAAATCGCGCTGAAACTCTTTGCCCAAGGGCCGCGCTTCTTTCGCAATGGCTGGAACATCTTTGATTTCGTCATCGTCGGCATCTCGCTCGCCCCGGCGGGCGCCGGTTTCTCGGCGCTGCGGGCGCTGCGCATCCTGCGGGTGCTGCGGGTCATTTCGGTGGCCCCTTCCCTGCGCCGCGTCGTCGAAGGCTTCATCCGCGCCGTGCCCGGCATGGGCTCGGTCTTTTTGCTGATGGGGCTGATCTTCTACATCGCCTCGGTCATCGCGACCAAACTCTTCGCCAACAGCTTCCCCGACTGGTTCGGCACGCTCGGCGGCTCTGCCTATTCGCTGTTCCAGATCATGACGCTGGAAAGCTGGTCGATGGGCATCGTGCGCCCGGTGATGGAGGTCTACCCATGGGCCTGGGCGTTCTTTGTGCCGTTCATCGTGGTCACAACCTTCGCCGTGGTGAACCTTCTGGTCGGCCTCATCGTCAACTCGATGCAGGACGCCCACCACGAGGAAGACGCCGCCAACACCGATGCTTACCGCGATGATGTCCTCGCCCGGCTCGACGCGCTTGATGCCAAACTCGATCGTCTCGAAAACACCCGAAAAGCCGCGGAATAG
- a CDS encoding SDR family oxidoreductase codes for MSRTLFTFGHGYSAGALAGLLAPLGWRLFGTTRDPVKQPAIAAQGVTPLLWPGDDLHPALAETTHLLISAAPGDSGDPVIAEFGSNLAQIAPNLEWVGYLSTTGVYGDHAGGWVDETTPLTPSTKRGQQRVKAETQWQATGLPLHIFRLAGIYGPGRGPFAKVRRGTARRIVKPGQVFSRIHVADIAQTLLASINRPNPGAIYNLCDDDPAPPQDVIAHAATLLGLPLPPAEDFAEADMTPMARSFYAESKRVRNDRIKTDLGVTLHYPTYREGLSALLALQE; via the coding sequence ATGTCACGCACGCTCTTCACCTTCGGTCACGGCTACTCGGCAGGCGCCCTCGCGGGCTTGCTTGCGCCGCTCGGATGGCGGCTCTTCGGCACCACCCGCGATCCGGTGAAACAGCCTGCCATCGCCGCACAAGGCGTGACCCCGCTGCTCTGGCCCGGCGATGATCTGCACCCGGCGCTGGCCGAAACCACCCACCTGCTGATCTCTGCGGCTCCGGGAGACTCCGGCGACCCTGTGATCGCTGAATTCGGCTCTAACCTTGCCCAAATCGCGCCAAACCTCGAATGGGTCGGCTATCTCTCCACCACCGGCGTCTATGGTGATCATGCGGGCGGTTGGGTCGATGAAACCACGCCGCTCACCCCCTCCACCAAACGCGGCCAACAGCGCGTCAAAGCCGAGACCCAATGGCAGGCCACCGGCCTGCCGCTGCATATCTTCCGCCTTGCGGGCATCTATGGCCCCGGTCGCGGCCCCTTTGCCAAGGTCCGGCGCGGCACCGCCCGGCGGATCGTCAAACCGGGGCAGGTGTTCTCGCGCATCCATGTCGCCGACATCGCCCAGACCCTGCTCGCCTCGATCAACCGTCCCAACCCCGGCGCGATCTACAACCTCTGCGATGATGACCCGGCCCCGCCGCAAGACGTGATCGCCCATGCCGCCACCCTGCTCGGCCTGCCCCTGCCCCCCGCCGAAGATTTCGCCGAGGCCGACATGACCCCCATGGCCCGCAGCTTCTATGCCGAATCCAAACGCGTGCGAAACGACCGGATCAAAACCGATCTCGGCGTGACCCTGCACTATCCCACCTACCGCGAGGGTCTTTCTGCCCTCCTTGCCCTCCAAGAGTGA
- the rarD gene encoding EamA family transporter RarD, translating to MTPADNRDTPQGLAFALGAYGIWGFLPLYLKLLGHMPPAEVVAHRIVWSVPIASALLILLGRTADIRAALRSPKSLAMGCVTAALITVNWGIYVWAISTGHTLDAALGYYINPLFSVLLGAALLGERLSPMQLVAIALAAAAVLVLTIDNGTVPWAALGLTFTWGFYAFFKKSLPIGPNQGFLLEVLILTPPALAYIAWLASTGQSHFTPLGAVDMWLLLGTGVVTAVPLLLYANGAKRLKLSTIGILQYSAPTMIMLIGVFVFDEPFGRARMIAFPMIWAALILYTTVLFRQLRAARA from the coding sequence ATGACACCCGCCGATAACCGCGACACGCCCCAGGGCCTCGCCTTCGCCCTTGGTGCCTATGGCATCTGGGGCTTCCTGCCGCTCTACCTGAAACTGCTCGGCCATATGCCCCCGGCCGAGGTCGTCGCCCATCGCATTGTCTGGTCCGTGCCGATTGCAAGCGCACTGCTCATCCTCTTGGGCCGCACCGCCGATATCCGCGCCGCGCTGCGCAGCCCCAAATCGCTGGCCATGGGGTGCGTGACTGCGGCTCTGATCACGGTCAACTGGGGCATCTACGTCTGGGCGATCTCTACGGGTCACACGCTTGACGCAGCACTCGGATATTACATCAACCCGCTGTTCTCTGTGCTGCTCGGCGCGGCGCTGCTCGGCGAACGCCTCTCGCCCATGCAACTCGTTGCCATCGCCCTCGCCGCCGCTGCCGTCCTCGTGCTCACCATCGACAATGGCACCGTGCCTTGGGCCGCGCTTGGCCTCACGTTCACATGGGGTTTCTACGCCTTCTTCAAGAAATCGCTGCCCATCGGCCCGAACCAAGGTTTCCTGCTCGAAGTCCTCATCCTCACGCCGCCCGCCTTGGCCTATATCGCGTGGCTCGCCTCCACCGGTCAAAGCCATTTCACCCCGCTCGGCGCGGTCGACATGTGGCTCTTGCTCGGAACCGGCGTGGTCACTGCCGTGCCGCTTCTGCTCTATGCCAACGGGGCCAAGCGCCTCAAACTCTCCACCATCGGCATCCTGCAATACTCTGCGCCGACAATGATCATGCTGATCGGCGTCTTCGTGTTCGATGAACCCTTCGGGCGCGCCCGCATGATTGCCTTCCCGATGATCTGGGCCGCTCTCATCCTCTACACCACGGTGCTTTTTCGCCAACTTCGCGCCGCCCGTGCCTAA
- a CDS encoding FAD-dependent oxidoreductase has protein sequence MPNLPKHARVVIIGGGVVGCSVAYHLTQQGWRDVVLLERKQLTSGTTWHAAGLIAQLRATANMTKLAKYSQELYGNLEAETGVATGFKRVGSITVALTEDRLEEITRSAAMARAFGVDIDEITPAEVAARYPHLNLDGVLGGVFLDKDGQGDPANIALALAKGARQRGAVVQERVLVSNIAKTGRRITGVDWTGEDGSTGHITCDHLVNCAGMWGHEVGRMAGINVPLHACEHFYIVSEPIEGLTSLPVLRVPDECAYYKEDAGKIMLGAFEPVAKPWGMSGISADFEFDQLPEDFDHFEPILEQAVNRMPMLAEAGIHTFFNGPESFTPDDAYHLGLAPEMDNVWVAAGFNSVGIQSAGGAGMALAQWMEAGEKPFDLGDVDIARMQPFQGNKTYLFERSKETLGLLYADHFPYRQKATARGIRRTPLHLHLLDNGAVMGEIAGWERANWFADPGQERAYRYTWKRQNWFENSAREHHAIRTNVGMYDMSSFGKIRVEGPDAESFLNHVCGADLSTPVGKITYTQFLNTSGGIEADVTVTRLSERAYLVVTPAATRLADQTWLARHVGAHRVVITDITAGEATLAVMGPNARALLQKVSPNDFSNAANPFGTAQEIELGMGLARAHRVSYVGELGWELYISADMAAHAFETLVDAGHAMNLKLCGMHMMDSCRIEKAFRHFGHDITPEDHVIDAGLGFAVKTSKPAFIGRDAVLKRRETGPQSRMLQFLLNDPEPLLYHNEPILRDGTIVGYLRSGAYGHTLGAAVGMGYVPCAGETTAELLASRFEIDVMGTRVSATASLKPLYDPTSERVKA, from the coding sequence CTCGCGAAATACTCGCAAGAGCTCTACGGCAATCTCGAAGCGGAAACCGGCGTCGCCACCGGCTTCAAACGCGTCGGCTCGATCACTGTCGCCCTGACCGAGGACCGCCTCGAAGAGATCACCCGCTCCGCCGCCATGGCCCGCGCCTTTGGCGTCGACATCGACGAAATCACCCCCGCCGAAGTCGCCGCCCGCTATCCCCATCTCAACCTTGATGGCGTTTTGGGCGGCGTGTTTCTTGATAAAGACGGCCAAGGTGATCCCGCCAACATCGCCCTCGCCCTCGCCAAAGGCGCGCGCCAACGCGGCGCTGTGGTGCAGGAGCGTGTATTAGTCTCTAACATTGCCAAAACCGGCCGCCGCATCACCGGCGTCGATTGGACCGGCGAAGACGGCAGCACCGGCCACATCACCTGCGATCACCTCGTCAACTGCGCCGGAATGTGGGGTCACGAGGTCGGCCGCATGGCCGGCATCAACGTCCCGCTCCATGCCTGCGAGCATTTTTATATCGTCTCCGAACCGATCGAAGGTCTCACCTCGCTGCCCGTCCTGCGCGTGCCCGATGAATGCGCCTATTACAAGGAAGACGCTGGCAAGATCATGCTCGGCGCTTTCGAACCCGTCGCCAAACCTTGGGGCATGTCCGGCATCTCCGCCGATTTCGAATTCGACCAGCTCCCCGAAGATTTCGACCACTTCGAGCCGATCCTCGAACAGGCGGTCAACCGCATGCCGATGCTGGCCGAGGCAGGCATCCACACCTTCTTCAACGGCCCGGAAAGCTTCACCCCCGACGATGCCTACCACCTCGGCCTCGCACCCGAGATGGACAACGTCTGGGTCGCTGCCGGGTTCAACTCCGTCGGCATCCAATCCGCAGGCGGCGCGGGCATGGCGCTGGCTCAATGGATGGAGGCGGGCGAAAAACCCTTTGACCTTGGCGATGTCGATATCGCCCGCATGCAGCCCTTCCAAGGCAATAAAACCTACCTGTTTGAGCGCTCCAAAGAGACCCTCGGCCTGCTCTACGCCGATCACTTCCCCTATCGCCAAAAGGCCACGGCCCGCGGCATCCGCCGCACCCCGCTTCATCTGCACCTGCTCGATAACGGCGCCGTCATGGGCGAAATCGCCGGCTGGGAACGCGCCAACTGGTTCGCCGATCCGGGGCAGGAACGCGCCTATCGCTACACGTGGAAACGCCAGAACTGGTTCGAAAATTCCGCCCGCGAACATCATGCCATCCGCACCAATGTCGGCATGTATGACATGTCCTCCTTCGGCAAAATCCGCGTCGAAGGCCCCGATGCCGAAAGCTTCCTCAACCACGTCTGCGGTGCTGACCTCTCTACCCCTGTCGGCAAAATCACCTACACCCAGTTTCTCAACACCTCCGGCGGGATCGAGGCCGACGTCACCGTCACCCGCCTGTCCGAACGCGCCTACCTCGTCGTTACCCCCGCCGCCACGCGCCTTGCCGACCAAACTTGGCTCGCACGGCATGTGGGCGCGCATCGCGTTGTGATCACCGACATCACGGCAGGCGAAGCCACACTCGCCGTCATGGGGCCAAACGCCCGTGCGCTCCTGCAAAAAGTCTCGCCCAATGATTTCTCCAATGCCGCCAACCCCTTCGGCACGGCGCAAGAGATCGAACTCGGCATGGGCCTCGCCCGCGCCCACCGCGTGTCCTATGTCGGTGAACTCGGTTGGGAGCTTTACATCAGCGCCGATATGGCCGCCCACGCCTTTGAAACGCTCGTGGATGCCGGACATGCCATGAACCTCAAACTCTGCGGCATGCATATGATGGACAGTTGCCGAATCGAAAAAGCCTTCCGCCACTTTGGTCATGACATAACACCCGAAGATCACGTCATCGACGCCGGTCTCGGCTTCGCGGTAAAAACCTCGAAACCCGCCTTTATCGGGCGCGACGCCGTGCTCAAACGCCGCGAAACCGGGCCGCAATCCCGTATGCTGCAATTCCTGCTGAACGATCCCGAACCGCTGCTCTATCACAACGAACCGATCCTCAGGGACGGCACCATCGTTGGCTATCTCAGGTCCGGCGCTTACGGCCACACGCTCGGTGCTGCGGTCGGCATGGGCTATGTCCCTTGCGCTGGCGAAACCACCGCCGAACTTCTCGCCTCCCGCTTCGAGATCGACGTCATGGGAACCCGCGTTTCCGCCACCGCCTCTCTCAAACCGCTCTATGATCCCACGTCCGAGCGCGTCAAAGCCTAA